A window from Festucalex cinctus isolate MCC-2025b chromosome 4, RoL_Fcin_1.0, whole genome shotgun sequence encodes these proteins:
- the chrna5 gene encoding neuronal acetylcholine receptor subunit alpha-5 isoform X1, with product MLRAGVAAASSLTLLLLLLPLLHCCHLCHSLRVPKLSSYAKAEDKLFKYLFGNYQKWVRPVEYLNQTICVKFGLAISQLVDVDEKNQLMTTNVWMKQEWTDMKLRWDPDDYLGITTIRVPSDRLWLPDVVLYDNSDGRFEGTVTKAVVKYDGTILWTPPANYKSACTIDVTFFPFDLQNCSMKFGSWTYDGSQLNFLWQVDVILEDFHVDRQDYFDNGEWEIVKATGSRGLRVDGGVSYPTITYFFIIRRLPLFYTLFLIIPCIGLSFLTILVFYLPSNCGEKISLCTSVLVSLTVFLLVIEEIIPSSSKAIPLIGEYLVFTMIFVTLSIVITVFAINVHHRSSSTHHGMAPWVRRIFLHRLPKLLCMRSHVDRYGPAGAARTGRVLGLGMMKDSTTEHGLSHTRHNIQAALDSIRYITMHVVKENEVREVVQDWKFVAQVLDRMFLWAFLLVSVLGSALLFIPVIYKWASIIVPKHIGGAL from the exons ATGCTGAGAGCCGGGGTGGCGGCCGCCTCCTCTCtcacactgctgctgctgctactgccGCTGCtgcactgctgccacctgtgcCACTCGCTGC GTGTTCCCAAACTTTCCTCCTATGCAAAAGCCGAAGACAAGCTGTTCAAATACCTCTTTGGGAACTACCAGAAATGGGTCCGCCCGGTGGAATATCTGAACCAGACCATATGCGTCAAGTTTGGACTGGCCATCTCGCAGCTAGTTGATGTG GATGAGAAGAACCAGCTGATGACCACCAATGTGTGGATGAAACAG GAGTGGACTGACATGAAGCTAAGATGGGACCCTGATGACTACTTGGGCATCACCACTATACGAGTGCCCTCTGATAGACTCTGGCTCCCAGACGTCGTCTTGTATGATAA CTCAGACGGTCGTTTCGAGGGCACCGTCACCAAGGCGGTGGTCAAATACGACGGGACCATATTATGGACACCGCCAGCCAATTATAAATCTGCCTGCACCATCGACGTCACCTTCTTCCCATTTGATCTGCAGAACTGCTCCATGAAATTTGGCTCGTGGACTTACGACGGCTCCCAG TTGAACTTTCTTTGGCAGGTTGACGTCATCCTGGAAGATTTCCACGTGGACAGGCAGGATTATTTTGACAATGGCGAGTGGGAGATTGTGAAAGCCACAGGCAGCCGCGGTCTGCGGGTGGACGGCGGCGTTTCATATCCCACCATCACCTACTTCTTCATCATCCGCCGCCTGCCGCTCTTCTACACCCTCTTCCTCATCATCCCCTGCATCGGCCTGTCCTTCCTCACCATCCTCGTCTTCTACCTGCCCTCCAACTGCGGCGAAAAGATCTCCCTCTGCACCTCAGTGCTGGTATCGCTCACCGTCTTCCTGTTGGTCATCGAGGAGATCATCCCCTCGTCGTCCAAGGCCATCCCTCTCATCGGCGAGTATCTGGTCTTCACCATGATCTTCGTCACGCTCTCCATCGTCATCACCGTCTTCGCCATTAACGTCCACCACCGCTCGTCCTCGACGCATCACGGCATGGCGCCGTGGGTGCGCAGGATCTTCCTGCATCGGCTGCCCAAGCTGCTGTGCATGCGCAGCCACGTGGATCGCTACGGCCCAGCGGGAGCGGCGCGTACGGGACGGGTGCTGGGATTGGGGATGATGAAGGACTCTACGACTGAGCACGGCCTCTCGCACACCAGACACAACATCCAAGCCGCGCTGGATTCCATCCGCTACATAACCATGCATGTGGTGAAAGAAAATGAGGTCAGAGAG GTGGTGCAGGACTGGAAGTTTGTTGCCCAGGTTCTGGATCGAATGTTTCTCTGGGCATTCCTGCTCGTTTCCGTCCTGGGCTCAGCTCTCCTCTTCATCCCGGTTATCTACAAGTGGGCCAGCATTATTGTTCCCAAACATATTGGAGGGGCCCTCTGA
- the chrna5 gene encoding neuronal acetylcholine receptor subunit alpha-5 isoform X2 has translation MLRAGVAAASSLTLLLLLLPLLHCCHLCHSLRVPKLSSYAKAEDKLFKYLFGNYQKWVRPVEYLNQTICVKFGLAISQLVDVDEKNQLMTTNVWMKQEWTDMKLRWDPDDYLGITTIRVPSDRLWLPDVVLYDNSDGRFEGTVTKAVVKYDGTILWTPPANYKSACTIDVTFFPFDLQNCSMKFGSWTYDGSQVDVILEDFHVDRQDYFDNGEWEIVKATGSRGLRVDGGVSYPTITYFFIIRRLPLFYTLFLIIPCIGLSFLTILVFYLPSNCGEKISLCTSVLVSLTVFLLVIEEIIPSSSKAIPLIGEYLVFTMIFVTLSIVITVFAINVHHRSSSTHHGMAPWVRRIFLHRLPKLLCMRSHVDRYGPAGAARTGRVLGLGMMKDSTTEHGLSHTRHNIQAALDSIRYITMHVVKENEVREVVQDWKFVAQVLDRMFLWAFLLVSVLGSALLFIPVIYKWASIIVPKHIGGAL, from the exons ATGCTGAGAGCCGGGGTGGCGGCCGCCTCCTCTCtcacactgctgctgctgctactgccGCTGCtgcactgctgccacctgtgcCACTCGCTGC GTGTTCCCAAACTTTCCTCCTATGCAAAAGCCGAAGACAAGCTGTTCAAATACCTCTTTGGGAACTACCAGAAATGGGTCCGCCCGGTGGAATATCTGAACCAGACCATATGCGTCAAGTTTGGACTGGCCATCTCGCAGCTAGTTGATGTG GATGAGAAGAACCAGCTGATGACCACCAATGTGTGGATGAAACAG GAGTGGACTGACATGAAGCTAAGATGGGACCCTGATGACTACTTGGGCATCACCACTATACGAGTGCCCTCTGATAGACTCTGGCTCCCAGACGTCGTCTTGTATGATAA CTCAGACGGTCGTTTCGAGGGCACCGTCACCAAGGCGGTGGTCAAATACGACGGGACCATATTATGGACACCGCCAGCCAATTATAAATCTGCCTGCACCATCGACGTCACCTTCTTCCCATTTGATCTGCAGAACTGCTCCATGAAATTTGGCTCGTGGACTTACGACGGCTCCCAG GTTGACGTCATCCTGGAAGATTTCCACGTGGACAGGCAGGATTATTTTGACAATGGCGAGTGGGAGATTGTGAAAGCCACAGGCAGCCGCGGTCTGCGGGTGGACGGCGGCGTTTCATATCCCACCATCACCTACTTCTTCATCATCCGCCGCCTGCCGCTCTTCTACACCCTCTTCCTCATCATCCCCTGCATCGGCCTGTCCTTCCTCACCATCCTCGTCTTCTACCTGCCCTCCAACTGCGGCGAAAAGATCTCCCTCTGCACCTCAGTGCTGGTATCGCTCACCGTCTTCCTGTTGGTCATCGAGGAGATCATCCCCTCGTCGTCCAAGGCCATCCCTCTCATCGGCGAGTATCTGGTCTTCACCATGATCTTCGTCACGCTCTCCATCGTCATCACCGTCTTCGCCATTAACGTCCACCACCGCTCGTCCTCGACGCATCACGGCATGGCGCCGTGGGTGCGCAGGATCTTCCTGCATCGGCTGCCCAAGCTGCTGTGCATGCGCAGCCACGTGGATCGCTACGGCCCAGCGGGAGCGGCGCGTACGGGACGGGTGCTGGGATTGGGGATGATGAAGGACTCTACGACTGAGCACGGCCTCTCGCACACCAGACACAACATCCAAGCCGCGCTGGATTCCATCCGCTACATAACCATGCATGTGGTGAAAGAAAATGAGGTCAGAGAG GTGGTGCAGGACTGGAAGTTTGTTGCCCAGGTTCTGGATCGAATGTTTCTCTGGGCATTCCTGCTCGTTTCCGTCCTGGGCTCAGCTCTCCTCTTCATCCCGGTTATCTACAAGTGGGCCAGCATTATTGTTCCCAAACATATTGGAGGGGCCCTCTGA
- the LOC144017820 gene encoding UDP-glucuronosyltransferase 2C1-like isoform X1 — protein sequence MPACTDLQLSDSTEGMLRTVRARSLKHLFEKTVDKHQHGSVLKMPVHGNSLFFLASFVVLSSWRACYCGKILVVPFECSHWVNMEVLIKALHAHGHSVDVIRTDKSWYIKEGVPHYEPITVSVSEAFDPVFVDSLLEKAFALERAQSSLMTFVGLQRFMFTAMSGTGRIMCKMTSAILQDEDLMARLKQHRYDLLLTDPAMGTGVILAHALQLPLVYNVRWVMSKEGHQVLAPSPLSYIPVTGSGLSDKMTFQQRLKNLVYFALTEVLHTFFIIPQYQALCNQFFGPEVRYDELIQRADLWLMRADFVFEFPRPTMPNVIYIGGFQCKPAEPLPKHLEEFVQSSGEHGVIIMSLGTIVSQLPADIADEIAAAFAKLPQKVIWSYRTAKPPALGNNTLMVDWMPQNDLLGHPKVKLFVAHGGTNGVQEAIYHGVPVVGVPLFFDQHDNLLRLTQRGAAVVVTLSSLDKDDNFLKALQEVLTNPSYRDNMQKLSRLHRDQPIPPLDNALFWIDFVMRHKGAAHLRTESYKLPWYAYYNVDIFVTFFTTVSVMFLLPVVIFRLHVFKRK from the exons ATGCCTGCATGCACGGACCTGCAGCTGAGTGACTCCACAGAGGGCATGTTGAGGACAGTACGAGCACGTTCCTTGAAGCATCTGTTTGAAAAGACTGTGGATAAACATCAACACGGATCAGT GTTAAAGATGCCCGTGCATGGAAACTCACTTTTCTTTCTAGCATCCTTTGTGGTGTTGTCATCATGGAGAGCTTGTTACTGTGGCAAGATCCTCGTAGTACCCTTTGAGTGTAGCCACTGGGTGAACATGGAGGTCCTGATTAAAGCACTCCACGCTCATGGTCACTCCGTGGACGTGATTCGGACCGACAAGAGCTGGTACATCAAGGAAGGAGTGCCGCACTACGAACCCATCACGGTATCCGTCAGCGAAGCGTTCGACCCGGTTTTTGTCGACTCCCTGTTGGAAAAGGCTTTTGCTCTGGAGAGGGCGCAAAGCTCATTGATGACCTTCGTGGGTCTGCAGCGTTTCATGTTCACGGCTATGAGTGGTACTGGCAGGATCATGTGCAAAATGACCAGCGCGATATTACAAGACGAGGATTTAATGGCTCGCCTGAAGCAGCATCGGTACGACCTGCTCCTCACTGACCCCGCAATGGGCACGGGGGTCATTTTGGCTCACGCTCTTCAGTTACCTTTAGTGTATAATGTGCGTTGGGTGATGTCCAAGGAGGGCCACCAGGTCCTGGCGCCTTCTCCTTTGTCTTACATACCCGTGACTGGCTCTGGGCTGTCTGATAAGATGACTTTTCAACAGAGGCTCAAGAATCTTGTGTACTTCGCACTTACGGAAGTTCTGCATACATTTTTCATCATACCGCAATATCAGGCTCTTTGCAACCAGTTCTTTGGTCCAGAAGTGAGATATGATGAACTTATACAAAGAGCAGACCTGTGGCTCATGCGAGCAGATTTTGTCTTTGAGTTTCCTCGCCCTACCATGCCCAACGTCATCTACATCGGCGGCTTCCAGTGTAAGCCTGCAGAACCTCTGCCCAAACACCTGGAGGAGTTTGTGCAGAGTTCCGGAGAGCACGGAGTCATCATCATGTCTTTGGGGACTATAGTGAGCCAACTCCCTGCAGATATAGCCGATGAGATCGCGGCGGCTTTTGCTAAGCTCCCCCAGAAGGTCATCTGGAGCTATAGGACTGCAAAACCTCCCGCTTTGGGCAATAACACTCTGATGGTGGACTGGATGCCGCAGAACGACCTTCTTGGACATCCCAAGGTGAAACTCTTCGTGGCTCACGGCGGGACGAATGGCGTCCAGGAAGCAATTTACCACGGAGTGCCGGTGGTGGGAGTACCCTTGTTTTTCGACCAGCATGACAACCTGCTGCGTCTCACACAGAGAGGAGCAGCTGTGGTGGTCACGTTATCCTCGTTGGATAAAGACGACAACTTCCTGAAGGCCTTACAGGAAGTTCTCACCAATCCGTCCTACAGGGACAACATGCAGAAGCTGTCCAGGCTGCACAGAGATCAGCCCATCCCGCCGCTCGACAACGCCCTCTTCTGGATTGATTTTGTCATGCGGCACAAGGGTGCAGCTCACCTGAGGACCGAGTCCTACAAGCTGCCCTGGTACGCCTACTACAATGTGGACATCTTCGTTACTTTCTTTACAACGGTGTCAGTGATGTTTCTGCTCCCTGTTGTGATTTTTAGGTTGCATGTcttcaaaagaaaatag
- the LOC144017820 gene encoding UDP-glucuronosyltransferase 2C1-like isoform X2, translating to MPVHGNSLFFLASFVVLSSWRACYCGKILVVPFECSHWVNMEVLIKALHAHGHSVDVIRTDKSWYIKEGVPHYEPITVSVSEAFDPVFVDSLLEKAFALERAQSSLMTFVGLQRFMFTAMSGTGRIMCKMTSAILQDEDLMARLKQHRYDLLLTDPAMGTGVILAHALQLPLVYNVRWVMSKEGHQVLAPSPLSYIPVTGSGLSDKMTFQQRLKNLVYFALTEVLHTFFIIPQYQALCNQFFGPEVRYDELIQRADLWLMRADFVFEFPRPTMPNVIYIGGFQCKPAEPLPKHLEEFVQSSGEHGVIIMSLGTIVSQLPADIADEIAAAFAKLPQKVIWSYRTAKPPALGNNTLMVDWMPQNDLLGHPKVKLFVAHGGTNGVQEAIYHGVPVVGVPLFFDQHDNLLRLTQRGAAVVVTLSSLDKDDNFLKALQEVLTNPSYRDNMQKLSRLHRDQPIPPLDNALFWIDFVMRHKGAAHLRTESYKLPWYAYYNVDIFVTFFTTVSVMFLLPVVIFRLHVFKRK from the coding sequence ATGCCCGTGCATGGAAACTCACTTTTCTTTCTAGCATCCTTTGTGGTGTTGTCATCATGGAGAGCTTGTTACTGTGGCAAGATCCTCGTAGTACCCTTTGAGTGTAGCCACTGGGTGAACATGGAGGTCCTGATTAAAGCACTCCACGCTCATGGTCACTCCGTGGACGTGATTCGGACCGACAAGAGCTGGTACATCAAGGAAGGAGTGCCGCACTACGAACCCATCACGGTATCCGTCAGCGAAGCGTTCGACCCGGTTTTTGTCGACTCCCTGTTGGAAAAGGCTTTTGCTCTGGAGAGGGCGCAAAGCTCATTGATGACCTTCGTGGGTCTGCAGCGTTTCATGTTCACGGCTATGAGTGGTACTGGCAGGATCATGTGCAAAATGACCAGCGCGATATTACAAGACGAGGATTTAATGGCTCGCCTGAAGCAGCATCGGTACGACCTGCTCCTCACTGACCCCGCAATGGGCACGGGGGTCATTTTGGCTCACGCTCTTCAGTTACCTTTAGTGTATAATGTGCGTTGGGTGATGTCCAAGGAGGGCCACCAGGTCCTGGCGCCTTCTCCTTTGTCTTACATACCCGTGACTGGCTCTGGGCTGTCTGATAAGATGACTTTTCAACAGAGGCTCAAGAATCTTGTGTACTTCGCACTTACGGAAGTTCTGCATACATTTTTCATCATACCGCAATATCAGGCTCTTTGCAACCAGTTCTTTGGTCCAGAAGTGAGATATGATGAACTTATACAAAGAGCAGACCTGTGGCTCATGCGAGCAGATTTTGTCTTTGAGTTTCCTCGCCCTACCATGCCCAACGTCATCTACATCGGCGGCTTCCAGTGTAAGCCTGCAGAACCTCTGCCCAAACACCTGGAGGAGTTTGTGCAGAGTTCCGGAGAGCACGGAGTCATCATCATGTCTTTGGGGACTATAGTGAGCCAACTCCCTGCAGATATAGCCGATGAGATCGCGGCGGCTTTTGCTAAGCTCCCCCAGAAGGTCATCTGGAGCTATAGGACTGCAAAACCTCCCGCTTTGGGCAATAACACTCTGATGGTGGACTGGATGCCGCAGAACGACCTTCTTGGACATCCCAAGGTGAAACTCTTCGTGGCTCACGGCGGGACGAATGGCGTCCAGGAAGCAATTTACCACGGAGTGCCGGTGGTGGGAGTACCCTTGTTTTTCGACCAGCATGACAACCTGCTGCGTCTCACACAGAGAGGAGCAGCTGTGGTGGTCACGTTATCCTCGTTGGATAAAGACGACAACTTCCTGAAGGCCTTACAGGAAGTTCTCACCAATCCGTCCTACAGGGACAACATGCAGAAGCTGTCCAGGCTGCACAGAGATCAGCCCATCCCGCCGCTCGACAACGCCCTCTTCTGGATTGATTTTGTCATGCGGCACAAGGGTGCAGCTCACCTGAGGACCGAGTCCTACAAGCTGCCCTGGTACGCCTACTACAATGTGGACATCTTCGTTACTTTCTTTACAACGGTGTCAGTGATGTTTCTGCTCCCTGTTGTGATTTTTAGGTTGCATGTcttcaaaagaaaatag